A window of the Megalopta genalis isolate 19385.01 chromosome 2, iyMegGena1_principal, whole genome shotgun sequence genome harbors these coding sequences:
- the yellow-b gene encoding L-dopachrome tautomerase yellow-b isoform X2 yields the protein MRGFPASGRSEKTKKRHVCFEKKEISTCFRNRVDRGSIAPGYPRDTRESPGLIPYPSWEAHQYKAGNVPEIISTFRIRADRCDRLWILDTGFTDILDSPEQQAPPALIVYDLTNDQMLRKFVVPDDQRTPDSLFANIAVEDYDCEDSYAYLADLGGPGLVVYSWNMNKSWLVKHRSFHPDPQAEEFNVSGISFQWSDGLFGMALAPRGDGYSTMYFHPLSSSMEFSVSTKLLRDPQRASASESFNEFHSLGSRGNNGQSSVSFLDQDTGVLFYALTNMNAIACWKPQNAFTTQQQDFIYMDNVTMVFPNDLKIDRDGQIWVLSDRLPTFMYAHLNPDDYNFRILSGSSREAIKNTVCSMERPLPATNKPREYSPGGVTHSVQSGSSSYKKHLEPLCVLLTIVLFISRTYI from the exons ATGCGCGGCTTTCCGGCGTCCGGGCGATCGGAGAAAACGAAGAAgcgacacgtttgtttcgagaAGAAAGAGATTTCTACTTGTTTTCGAAACCGCGTTGATCGCGGCTCGATCGCGCCCGGTTATCCGAGAG ACACGCGAGAATCGCCAGGATTAATTCCGTATCCGTCGTGGGAGGCGCACCAGTACAAAGCCGGGAACGTGCCGGAGATCATCTCGACGTTCCGGATCCGGGCAGATCGATGCGACAGGTTATGGATCCTCGACACAGGGTTCACCGACATTCTGGACAGTCCGGAGCAACAGGCCCCGCCGGCGTTGATAGTCTACGATCTAACAAACGATCAGATGCTGCGGAAATTCGTCGTGCCCGATGATCAAAGAACGCCGGACTCGTTGTTCGCTAATATCGCGGTGGAAGATTACGACTGCGAGGATAGCTACGCTTACTTGGCCGATTTAGGCGGGCCAGGTCTCGTCGTGTATTCCTGGAACATGAATAAGTCGTGGCTCGTTAAGCATCGATCCTTCCATCCGGATCCACAG GCTGAGGAATTTAACGTGTCGGGAATCTCGTTTCAATGGAGCGACGGCTTGTTCGGAATGGCCCTAGCGCCCAGAGGCGACGGATACAGTACCATGTATTTCCACCCGCTGTCCAGCAGCATGGAGTTCTCCGTTAGCACGAAATTGTTGAGAGATCCTCAACGTGCGAGCGCTTCCG AAAGCTTCAACGAATTCCATAGCCTCGGATCTCGGGGAAACAATGGTCAGAGCAGCGTGAGCTTCCTGGATCAGGACACTGGTGTTCTCTTTTACGCTTTAACGAATATGAACGCCATTGCTTGTTGGAAACCACAAAATGCGTTCACCACTCAGCAACAGGACTTCATTTACATGGACAACGTTACAATGGTATTCCCCAACGATCTAAAG ATCGACAGAGATGGCCAGATCTGGGTGCTCTCGGATCGTCTGCCGACTTTCATGTACGCCCATCTGAACCCTGACGACTACAATTTCCGAATTCTCAGCGGTTCCTCCCGGGAAGCTATAAAGAACACCGTCTGCTCGATGGAGAGACCCCTTCCAGCTACAAATAAGCCACGCGAATATTCTCCCGGAGGAGTGACTCATTCTGTACAATCTGGAAGCTCCAGCTATAAGAAACACCTCGAGCCCCTCTGCGTTCTACTAACTATTGTACTATTCATCTCCAGGACGTACATCTGA